One genomic segment of Musa acuminata AAA Group cultivar baxijiao chromosome BXJ3-3, Cavendish_Baxijiao_AAA, whole genome shotgun sequence includes these proteins:
- the LOC103978316 gene encoding two-component response regulator ORR26 isoform X2 has translation MERPLLSARAEAFPAGLRVLVVDDDPTWLKILEKMLRKCSYEVTTCSLATDALSMLRERKVKFDIVISDVNMPDMDGFKLLEHVGLEMDLPVIMMSIDGETSRVMKGVQHGACDYLLKPVRMKELKNIWQHVYRKKMHELKEIQTHYNNEDINILRYGSEDLDDRNLTDGITNISSARKRKDVDYKEFGDQEFGDSSRLKKARVVWSVDLHQKFVNAVNQIGLDKVGPKKILDLMNVPGLTRENVASHLQYRLYLSRLQKQSEDSTSGGNMPSDLVNNDNVANFELTSSTNMQRCSEHTKFVGTSENLVQGIIDDAHIGDIKKIVPVQAIESEKGLISDIPSSQNVNSVPLLSALFSFEGMTPGVEEKAREPATPKHQTLHDGAPRMQFMHYPGQGNCTMLDDYSYLSSSDQDHQVSFSLSSSSPVISTTVTNEKDVKDASEMKPVPTDQRNAHFAVIPPVACMTGSVSLQIKHGMVHSQDAGAICKLDGSPNTKGFSTEQIDNQECLPLTREFSPKSEAELDSLPGDLHLCSIQKFGCFEDVGFGGAENYQDIISTPDTRVQNDWYIGSELSSDYLYETVDYPLIDECLFA, from the exons TTACTACATGCAGTTTAGCAACTGATGCTCTGAGCATGCTTCGTGAACGAAAAGTTAAATTTGACATTGTAATCAGTGATGTCAATATGCCTGACATGGATGGCTTCAAGCTTCTCGAGCATGTTGGACTTGAAATGGATTTGCCTGTGATAA TGATGTCTATTGATGGGGAGACAAGTAGGGTGATGAAAGGTGTTCAACATGGCGCTTGTGACTATCTTCTTAagcccgtcagaatgaaggagctAAAGAATATATGGCAACATGTTTACAGGAAGAAAATGCATGAGTTGAAAGAAATACAAACTCATTACAACAATGAGGATATCAACATTCTAAGATACGGATCTGAAGATCTCGATGACAGAAATTTGACAGATGGAATAACCAACATCAGCTCTGCGAGGAAAAGGAAGGATGTAGACTATAAAGAATTTGGTGATCAAGAGTTCGGTGATTCTTCTAGGCTTAAGAAAGCAAGAGTTGTTTGGTCTGTGGATCTTCATCAGAAATTTGTGAATGCTGTAAACCAGATTGGACTTGACA AGGTTGGGCCAAAGAAGATACTCGACTTGATGAATGTCCCTGGGCTAACAAGAGAAAATGTTGCCAGCCATCTTCAG TATCGACTTTATTTGAGTAGACTACAAAAGCAGAGCGAAGATAGCACTTCAGGTGGAAATATGCCTTCTGATCTCGTAAACAATGACAATGTGGCAAATTTTGAGCTCACAAGCTCAACAAACATGCAACGATGTAGCGAACACACTAAATTTGTAGGGACAAGTGAGAATTTGGTTCAAGGGATTATTGATGATGCTCATATCGGTGATATAAAGAAAATAGTGCCTGTGCAAGCGATTGAAAGTGAGAAAGGTCTGATCAGTGATATTCCCAGCTCGCAGAATGTCAACAGTGTCCCTCTGTTAAGTGCATTGTTTTCTTTCGAAGGCATGACACCAGGTGTTGAGGAAAAGGCACGCGAACCTGCAACACCAAAGCACCAGACTTTGCATGATGGAGCTCCAAGGATGCAATTCATGCACTACCCAGGCCAAGGAAACTGCACCATGTTGGATGACTACTCGTATTTGTCCAGTTCTGATCAAGATCATCAGGTTTCTTTTAGTCTTTCTTCATCCTCCCCGGTCATCTCAACCACTGTCACTAACGAGAAGGATGTGAAAGATGCGAGTGAAATGAAACCAGTCCCAACAGATCAAAGAAATGCCCACTTTGCTGTCATACCTCCAGTAGCATGCATGACTGGTTCAGTATCTCTTCAGATCAAGCATGGAATGGTACACTCTCAAGATGCTGGAGCAATTTGCAAATTAGATGGATCACCAAACACAAAAGGCTTTTCCACTGAACAGATAGACAACCAAGAATGTTTACCTCTAACACGCGAGTTCAGTCCTAAAAGTGAAGCAGAATTAGACTCATTGCCTGGTGATTTGCATCTATGTTCTATCCAAAAGTTTGGCTGCTTTGAGGATGTGGGTTTTGGTGGCGCAGAGAATTATCAAGACATCATTTCAACACCAGATACTCGAGTTCAAAATGATTGGTACATCGGTTCCGAACTCAGCAGTGACTACTTGTATGAGACAGTGGATTATCCATTAATTGATGAATGCTTATTTGCCTAG
- the LOC103978316 gene encoding two-component response regulator ORR26 isoform X1, with protein MERPLLSARAEAFPAGLRVLVVDDDPTWLKILEKMLRKCSYEVTTCSLATDALSMLRERKVKFDIVISDVNMPDMDGFKLLEHVGLEMDLPVIMMSIDGETSRVMKGVQHGACDYLLKPVRMKELKNIWQHVYRKKMHELKEIQTHYNNEDINILRYGSEDLDDRNLTDGITNISSARKRKDVDYKEFGDQEFGDSSRLKKARVVWSVDLHQKFVNAVNQIGLDKVGPKKILDLMNVPGLTRENVASHLQKYRLYLSRLQKQSEDSTSGGNMPSDLVNNDNVANFELTSSTNMQRCSEHTKFVGTSENLVQGIIDDAHIGDIKKIVPVQAIESEKGLISDIPSSQNVNSVPLLSALFSFEGMTPGVEEKAREPATPKHQTLHDGAPRMQFMHYPGQGNCTMLDDYSYLSSSDQDHQVSFSLSSSSPVISTTVTNEKDVKDASEMKPVPTDQRNAHFAVIPPVACMTGSVSLQIKHGMVHSQDAGAICKLDGSPNTKGFSTEQIDNQECLPLTREFSPKSEAELDSLPGDLHLCSIQKFGCFEDVGFGGAENYQDIISTPDTRVQNDWYIGSELSSDYLYETVDYPLIDECLFA; from the exons TTACTACATGCAGTTTAGCAACTGATGCTCTGAGCATGCTTCGTGAACGAAAAGTTAAATTTGACATTGTAATCAGTGATGTCAATATGCCTGACATGGATGGCTTCAAGCTTCTCGAGCATGTTGGACTTGAAATGGATTTGCCTGTGATAA TGATGTCTATTGATGGGGAGACAAGTAGGGTGATGAAAGGTGTTCAACATGGCGCTTGTGACTATCTTCTTAagcccgtcagaatgaaggagctAAAGAATATATGGCAACATGTTTACAGGAAGAAAATGCATGAGTTGAAAGAAATACAAACTCATTACAACAATGAGGATATCAACATTCTAAGATACGGATCTGAAGATCTCGATGACAGAAATTTGACAGATGGAATAACCAACATCAGCTCTGCGAGGAAAAGGAAGGATGTAGACTATAAAGAATTTGGTGATCAAGAGTTCGGTGATTCTTCTAGGCTTAAGAAAGCAAGAGTTGTTTGGTCTGTGGATCTTCATCAGAAATTTGTGAATGCTGTAAACCAGATTGGACTTGACA AGGTTGGGCCAAAGAAGATACTCGACTTGATGAATGTCCCTGGGCTAACAAGAGAAAATGTTGCCAGCCATCTTCAG AAGTATCGACTTTATTTGAGTAGACTACAAAAGCAGAGCGAAGATAGCACTTCAGGTGGAAATATGCCTTCTGATCTCGTAAACAATGACAATGTGGCAAATTTTGAGCTCACAAGCTCAACAAACATGCAACGATGTAGCGAACACACTAAATTTGTAGGGACAAGTGAGAATTTGGTTCAAGGGATTATTGATGATGCTCATATCGGTGATATAAAGAAAATAGTGCCTGTGCAAGCGATTGAAAGTGAGAAAGGTCTGATCAGTGATATTCCCAGCTCGCAGAATGTCAACAGTGTCCCTCTGTTAAGTGCATTGTTTTCTTTCGAAGGCATGACACCAGGTGTTGAGGAAAAGGCACGCGAACCTGCAACACCAAAGCACCAGACTTTGCATGATGGAGCTCCAAGGATGCAATTCATGCACTACCCAGGCCAAGGAAACTGCACCATGTTGGATGACTACTCGTATTTGTCCAGTTCTGATCAAGATCATCAGGTTTCTTTTAGTCTTTCTTCATCCTCCCCGGTCATCTCAACCACTGTCACTAACGAGAAGGATGTGAAAGATGCGAGTGAAATGAAACCAGTCCCAACAGATCAAAGAAATGCCCACTTTGCTGTCATACCTCCAGTAGCATGCATGACTGGTTCAGTATCTCTTCAGATCAAGCATGGAATGGTACACTCTCAAGATGCTGGAGCAATTTGCAAATTAGATGGATCACCAAACACAAAAGGCTTTTCCACTGAACAGATAGACAACCAAGAATGTTTACCTCTAACACGCGAGTTCAGTCCTAAAAGTGAAGCAGAATTAGACTCATTGCCTGGTGATTTGCATCTATGTTCTATCCAAAAGTTTGGCTGCTTTGAGGATGTGGGTTTTGGTGGCGCAGAGAATTATCAAGACATCATTTCAACACCAGATACTCGAGTTCAAAATGATTGGTACATCGGTTCCGAACTCAGCAGTGACTACTTGTATGAGACAGTGGATTATCCATTAATTGATGAATGCTTATTTGCCTAG